In Colletotrichum higginsianum IMI 349063 chromosome 3, whole genome shotgun sequence, a genomic segment contains:
- a CDS encoding Nacht and wd40 domain protein yields the protein MSKRTTFTTISPLPAGITREAVLDFLHNHVEMIDLNPLIKERHRIPAPSHAPPEEHACAWYSLTDEISYLPGGLVTGNVSYTCCFHDLPTGMQTHCYAPMGLEIRDKWTVAGCLPGEPVEPVELGIGAPVLGLYIREDVDMRCNVFTTSFVKKTLKKSHGLLVERLRSKVQQASSSPSVAAADQRHASQTSLLSGPGTNGASSHMPPHPHPPQTHPGQTHYTNAPADQICLPYRPSHPKSPSTPPGDESQNATYPEPLRFRHAAAPLTSSLCSDAGSQPGGLGGGSGSGSGSGSGSNSNYTHGSQSGFGGIHPCDDTHQRAVAGQQQYSGGTLQGPFVAELD from the coding sequence ATGTCAAAACGCACAACATTCACGACCATCTCACCTTTGCCCGCCGGCATCACCCGCGAGGCCGTCCTTGACTTTCTCCACAACCACGTCGAGATGATCGATCTGAACCCTCTCATCAAGGAGCGCCACCGCATCCCCGCCCCATCCCATGCGCCCCCGGAGGAGCACGCCTGCGCCTGGTACTCCCTCACCGACGAGATATCATACCTACCCGGCGGCCTGGTCACCGGTAACGTCAGCTACACTTGCTGCTTCCACGACCTGCCCACCGGCATGCAGACCCACTGCTACGCCCCGATGGGCCTCGAGATCCGGGATAAGTGGACCGTAGCCGGCTGCCTGCCTGGCGAGCCTGTCGAgcccgtcgagctcggcatcggcgcccCAGTGTTGGGCTTGTACATCcgcgaggacgtcgacatgCGTTGCAACGTCTTCACCACCTCCTTCGTCAAGAAGACCCTGAAAAAGAGCCACGGCCTGCTGGTCGAACGCCTGCGGTCCAAAGTCCAGCaggcctcctcctccccttccgTAGCCGCTGCGGATCAGCGGCACGCCAGCCAGACCTCGCTTCTGTCTGGGCCCGGCACCAACGGCGCATCGTCGCACATGCCCCcccatcctcatcctccacAGACCCATCCGGGTCAGACTCACTATACCAACGCCCCCGCCGACCAAATCTGCTTGCCGTACAGGCCTTCGCATCCCAAGTCGCCGTCTACACCACCCGGCGACGAGTCCCAGAACGCCACCTACCCGGAGCCGCTGCGGTTTCGCCACGCTGCCGCTCCCTTGACGTCGTCTCTGTGTTCGGACGCCGGGTCGCAGCCCGGCGGTCTTGGCGGTGGTagtggcagcggcagcggcagcggcagcggcagcaacagcaactaCACCCACGGAAGCCAATCGGGTTTCGGAGGCATCCATCCCTGCGACGACACGCATCAGCGTGCAGTCGcggggcagcagcagtacaGCGGCGGGACTCTGCAGGGGCCGTTCGTGGCCGAGCTGGATTGA
- a CDS encoding domain found in Dishevelled: MAAVCKTSRPSIQEPLSNEASSDSVPPTRTANPNPTSTSANPQPTGTTTANTTAGSTPLAATPTTTTTTIPSSNTNTTTSSTDPYVVSSVNRPYFRSHHHSPSTSSLHKLQRSGGLFGFATAAIDKTQSALAAFSSDPSIRQRASNSALGRASFTPDSASDYSAASQGSTDKYPRYSSPSNYSSSSSTLNQLEGKYPSQVSLVQDLPSQPYTETDPNRPLPYRLPSIESKMHQTSSRLLRMTDDDRPFTKDFKDLFSTLIVSLLPLSAHRVRLTRVENTFLSEDAINNLGSLKFSQSNRMPDPKDPSRIVTTTTTTTFSMAKDMARSICQKFLEARFIESADGKYQQVYNMKGSVWQLTPKGVTVLDRFCSRNGIQQKSIAELVGSTLSQLVILERDGQTDKLITDRGTIEVIFRRFIGTHGPNVKSSVSSADSDSLSDYKDGLTGVKMASERKVNGKTYKDTFTGKAATDWLMDCCTTVDRRETYDIAALFVEYDLMEPVVQDRAHMAQYPSNNLFQPTKHAIYQLTAKGKDLINGIGSRGRTSESEVVTPSRNVIARDSNTQRLDKILNDAALRLLFRENLRETHCEENLSFYLDVDDFVRSCRGAIRVAQKNPNASSMDGIKEIMAQAYGIYNAFLAPGSPCELNIDHQLRNNLATRMTKAVGQDVAMIDTLQEVMSLFEDAQNAVFKLMASDSVPKFLRSPKYEHTLKNYDFDAVTGGRGLERSTSRSNRK, from the exons ATGGCCGCTGTCTGCAAGACTTCCCGACCTTCCATCCAAGAGCCATTGTCAAACGAGGCCAGCTCTGATTCTGTACCTCCCACACGCACAGCCAACCCCAACCCTACCAGTACCAGTGCCAATCCGCAACCCACCGGCACTACCACggccaacaccaccgccggcaGCACTCCTCTTGCTGCgacacccaccaccaccaccaccaccattcCCTCGTCCAATACCAACACAACtacatcatcgaccgatcccTACGTCGTGTCTTCGGTAAACCGCCCGTATTTTCGCTCCCATCACCACTCGCCCTCAACCAGCTCTTTGCACAAGCTACAACGCTCTGGTGGTCTTTTCGGCTTCGCTACAGCCGCCATTGACAAGACCCAATCCGCACTCGCCGCCTTTTCCTCGGACCCGTCGATCCGCCAGCGCGCCTCCAATTCCGCATTGGGCAGGGCCTCTTTCACCCCCGACTCTGCTTCGGACTACTCTGCCGCCAGCCAAGGCTCGACAGACAAATACCCCCGATATTCGAGCCCTTCCAACTACTCGTCTTCTAGCAGCACTCTTAATCAACTAGAGGGCAAGTATCCAAGCCAGGTATCGCTGGTACAGGATCTACCCTCTCAACCATACACCGAGACAGACCCCAATAGGCCTCTCCCCTACCGACTGCCGAGCATAGAGAGCAAAATGCATCAAACATCCTCGCGGCTTCTCCGCATGACGGATGATGACCGGCCATTCACCAAG GACTTCAAGGACCTCTTCTCAACACTCATTGTCAGCCTGCTGCCTTTGTCCGCCCATCGAGTACGGTTAACACGCGTGGAAAACACCTTCCTGTCCGAAGATGCAATCAACAACCTGGGCTCCCTCAAGTTCTCCCAATCGAACCGCATGCCTGATCCCAAGGACCCCTCAAGGATAGtaaccaccaccaccaccacgacaTTTTCCATGGCCAAGGACATGGCCCGCTCCATCTGCCAAAAGTTCCTCGAGGCGAGGTTCATCGAGTCTGCCGACGGGAAATACCAGCAGGTGTACAACATGAAGGGCTCCGTGTGGCAGTTGACCCCCAAGGGCGTCACCGTGCTGGATCGCTTCTGTTCCCGCAACGGCATCCAGCAAAAGTCGATagccgagctcgtcggctCCACCCTGTCGCAACTTGTCATCCTTGAGAGGGACGGCCAGACGGACAAGCTCATCACGGATCGCGGTACGATTGAGGTCATCTTCAGGAGGTTCATTGGTACACACGGCCCCAACGTCAAATCGAGCGTCAGCTCGGCCGACTCGGATTCCCTGAGCGACTACAAGGACGGCCTTACCGGTGTCAAGATGGCTAGCGAACGTAAAGTGAACGGCAAGACGTACAAGGATACCTTCACCGGCAAGGCTGCCACTGATTGGTTGATGGACTGCTGTACAACCGTGGACAGGCGGGAGACGTACGACATTGCCGCCCTGTTCGTGGAATACGACTTGATGGAGCCCGTCGTACAAGACCGTGCTCACATGGCACAGTACCCCAGCAACAACCTATTCCAGCCTACCAAGCATGCCATCTATCAACTGACGGCGAAGGGCAAGGATTTGATCAATGGCATTGGGTCAAGAGGACGGACTTCGGAGAGTGAAGTGGTCACACCGTCTCGGAACGTCATTGCGCGAGACTCCAACACACAGAGGCTCGATAAGATCCTGAACGACGCCGCGCTTCGTCTACTCTTCAGAGAGAACCTCAGGGAAACACACTGTGAGGAGAACCTATCATTCTACCTCGACGTGGACGACTTTGTTCGGAGCTGTCGGGGAGCGATTAGGGTCGCCCAGAAGAACCCTAACGCGAGTTCGATGGACGGCATCAAGGAGATCATGGCGCAGGCCTATGGGATTTATAATGCATTCCTCGCCCCCGGTTCTCCCTGCGAGTTGAACATTGACCACCAACTTCGCAACAACCTGGCCACCCGAAtgaccaaggccgtcggccAAGACGTGGCCATGATCGACACTCTGCAAGAGGTCATGTCATTGTTCGAGGACGCTCAGAACGCAGTCTTTAAACTGATGGCCAGT GACTCGGTTCCCAAATTCCTGAGAAGCCCCAAGTACGAGCATACTTTGAAGAACTACGACTTTGACGCAGTCACGGGCGGTCGTGGCCTGGAGCGCAGCACGAGCCGATCGAACCGCAAATGA